Proteins from a genomic interval of Candidatus Fokinia cryptica:
- the ndk gene encoding nucleoside-diphosphate kinase translates to MQKYTLSIIKPDAVARKKIGAIIADIESAGFTIVAQRMIHMSKDEARAFYAVHSERPFFNSLVDYISSGAIVVQVLEKGTDVVMAYRKLMGATNPSDAEVGTLRRTYGASIEENAVHGSDSDENAKIEIEFFFKSNDFSNK, encoded by the coding sequence ATGCAGAAATATACTCTTTCCATCATAAAGCCTGATGCGGTAGCTAGAAAAAAAATTGGTGCAATAATAGCTGATATAGAAAGTGCCGGATTTACAATAGTAGCTCAAAGAATGATTCATATGTCGAAAGATGAGGCTCGTGCGTTTTATGCTGTTCATTCAGAGAGACCGTTTTTTAATTCTTTGGTAGATTATATATCTTCCGGTGCCATAGTGGTGCAGGTTTTAGAAAAAGGAACTGACGTTGTTATGGCTTACAGAAAATTAATGGGGGCAACAAATCCTTCTGATGCAGAAGTTGGTACTTTAAGAAGAACATATGGTGCTAGTATAGAGGAGAATGCTGTTCATGGCTCTGACTCGGATGAAAATGCTAAAATTGAGATAGAATTCTTTTTCAAAAGTAATGATTTCAGTAATAAGTAA
- the ftsA gene encoding cell division protein FtsA: protein MRAKSKSNNTFVVDVGTSKIAMILAKVSDIRDGIEIIDSYCASSVGVKEGVIADPHALRDVVRHCFSHFFRHMNDKKTDVYVTLPSSVLTSILTETKLNIAGHAVTYKDINKMAIEADNNNCKKRNLDTIHSFVYNYSIDGYDGIVSPIGMHGNTLICDTHFVACQDSTIMNISSFFENCGISVNHYVCGHYAGTCSTITEDETELGVCVIEFGGGVTSISIFHEKHMVYIGYVPYGGMNITNDIAKTFGVKIKDAEKIKNLHANLLEYKQSGQVIIEDCDTQYDQEITTALLDEIVKARIEEIIEMLLKKCPNEWMKKVSACVLIGGSTKIVGIDELIRKMSGIKTRIGRPIKKFSPDDRLEVEYANAIGVLKFINDQKIRHRKYTMLRSTSSVEGILQKIKKIFLE, encoded by the coding sequence ATGAGAGCGAAATCAAAAAGCAATAATACTTTTGTAGTGGATGTTGGTACTTCCAAAATTGCTATGATACTCGCTAAAGTGAGTGACATCAGAGACGGAATAGAGATTATAGATTCATATTGTGCTTCTAGTGTTGGAGTAAAGGAAGGAGTCATAGCAGATCCTCATGCATTACGTGATGTGGTTAGACACTGTTTTAGTCACTTTTTCCGTCATATGAACGATAAAAAGACTGATGTGTATGTTACACTACCTTCAAGTGTTCTCACTTCAATTCTTACTGAGACAAAACTCAATATTGCAGGTCACGCTGTGACATACAAAGATATTAATAAAATGGCTATCGAAGCTGATAATAATAACTGCAAAAAGAGAAACTTAGATACGATACATAGTTTTGTGTATAATTATTCTATAGATGGTTATGATGGAATAGTGTCTCCGATAGGAATGCATGGTAATACATTAATTTGTGATACGCACTTTGTTGCATGCCAAGATTCTACAATAATGAATATTTCAAGTTTCTTTGAGAATTGTGGAATATCGGTAAATCATTATGTATGCGGGCATTATGCTGGTACTTGTTCCACTATTACGGAAGATGAAACAGAATTAGGTGTGTGTGTTATAGAATTTGGAGGTGGAGTGACGTCTATCTCGATATTTCATGAGAAGCACATGGTGTATATTGGATATGTGCCATATGGTGGTATGAATATTACGAATGATATAGCTAAGACATTTGGTGTTAAGATAAAGGATGCGGAGAAGATAAAGAATCTGCATGCTAATTTACTTGAGTATAAACAATCCGGACAAGTGATAATTGAAGATTGCGACACACAATACGATCAAGAAATCACTACAGCATTGTTAGATGAAATAGTAAAAGCAAGAATTGAAGAAATAATAGAGATGCTACTAAAGAAATGTCCAAATGAGTGGATGAAAAAAGTAAGTGCATGTGTGCTAATAGGTGGTTCTACAAAAATTGTTGGTATAGATGAGTTGATTAGAAAGATGTCAGGTATTAAAACAAGAATTGGGAGACCGATAAAGAAGTTTTCACCAGATGATAGGTTAGAAGTGGAATATGCAAATGCTATAGGAGTTCTAAAATTTATTAACGATCAAAAGATTCGTCACAGGAAGTATACAATGCTGAGAAGTACTAGTTCTGTTGAAGGTATCTTACAGAAAATAAAAAAAATATTTTTAGAGTAA
- a CDS encoding AAA family ATPase, which yields MDNINSTNSSNLDENVENVSESENAEEENDKGDRNDDDMVCLSVEASKEKQYKSLRNNVELKFKKKSDGKGNLIVITGVNGAGKTHFLQGIARDVTNALLTTRNSAYDYFHNRLCTIGDIYHELEDILREIYKHSKRPHSWQNCLFNEDKEEYKVRDSVLIRLLVYMEGLFFFRRGGAALEITEFSKREITEFLKALNLLKIEHIENYHCIIRDSDSCKKILIILEEIFAKTSAESRGIKDTKKITKESEFEQYIQKLFVRSAIEMHRDVVKALKSIISYHIFEILNLEEDINSSIKKCNISFKYKFTIVGEEFCFTGTTKLKTGEELPINLRFEELSSGEKMIFELICYATFCKMLNIKYLLFDEFDASLNPQLAESYIKTVREVLLKSGITVVLTTHSPSTVIEVEPDELWWMSRMRRDDGSEEVELKSAENKGGKVKILDFLAPRFTPSEDAAKLTYSAIPNGSIVIFVEGESDLAFFEAVNEKMESISKKNRYHFCYLGGITRASYITFMLQNFPNNLKKIIFMLDSDNAGCEAIVNFLENKIKDQDFKKKFVTENNIFLTLIQSSDGDTGEYKLEEMIKDIMEETSRNGSSPLKCNFILLLLKEKWKMMKIMKVINILVLSNKSSSKDGVELIKDIINYSCDELKGAYESKVSSLKGCDIENWNELIQDCKEEDKEKLEKAGKELVGFIGAIVKHLNEVIDYFGQLNGDSKDISAATSNRKKINWKEIEGTINTSCVGTINNIIANLEEIKNDKKGKQLEGNTEKWDEAIELIKIVANGTTSELNKEVMKTIIPSDPMTSEPVKRQFDWINSIIEYSEGKQEKFGKEVKISKKGRNVKIVTRK from the coding sequence TTGAGAATGTAAGTGAGAGTGAGAATGCAGAAGAGGAGAACGATAAGGGCGATAGGAACGACGATGATATGGTATGTCTTTCAGTGGAGGCATCAAAGGAGAAGCAGTATAAGAGCTTGAGGAATAATGTTGAATTGAAATTCAAGAAAAAATCTGATGGGAAAGGGAATTTGATCGTCATCACTGGAGTGAATGGAGCTGGTAAAACTCATTTTTTGCAGGGGATTGCTAGGGATGTAACAAATGCACTACTTACGACTCGTAACTCAGCTTACGATTATTTCCATAATAGGCTTTGTACAATTGGAGATATCTATCATGAATTAGAAGATATTTTGCGGGAAATATATAAGCACTCTAAAAGGCCTCATAGTTGGCAGAATTGCTTATTTAATGAAGATAAAGAGGAGTATAAAGTAAGAGATAGCGTCTTAATACGCTTGTTAGTATATATGGAAGGGTTGTTTTTTTTTAGAAGAGGAGGTGCAGCACTAGAAATTACTGAATTTTCTAAGAGAGAAATTACTGAATTTCTAAAGGCACTTAATCTTTTAAAAATTGAGCATATTGAAAATTATCATTGTATTATAAGAGACAGCGATAGTTGTAAAAAGATCCTCATAATTCTTGAAGAAATTTTTGCAAAAACTTCCGCTGAGAGCAGAGGGATAAAGGATACAAAAAAGATAACTAAAGAGTCAGAATTTGAGCAATATATCCAAAAGCTTTTTGTGAGAAGTGCTATTGAAATGCACAGAGATGTTGTTAAGGCATTGAAGAGCATAATTTCTTATCACATATTTGAAATATTAAATTTAGAAGAAGATATAAATAGTAGTATCAAGAAGTGTAATATTAGTTTTAAGTATAAATTTACTATTGTAGGAGAAGAATTTTGTTTCACGGGTACAACAAAATTGAAAACAGGAGAAGAGCTACCTATTAATTTGAGATTTGAGGAGTTATCAAGTGGTGAGAAGATGATATTTGAATTGATATGTTATGCTACTTTCTGCAAAATGTTAAATATAAAATATCTACTATTTGATGAGTTTGATGCAAGTTTGAATCCCCAATTAGCAGAAAGCTACATCAAAACTGTGCGGGAAGTACTGTTGAAAAGTGGAATCACAGTCGTACTTACTACTCATTCCCCTTCTACCGTTATAGAGGTAGAACCGGATGAGTTGTGGTGGATGAGTAGAATGAGGAGAGACGATGGTAGCGAAGAAGTAGAACTCAAGAGCGCAGAAAATAAGGGTGGAAAAGTAAAGATTTTGGATTTCTTAGCTCCAAGGTTTACTCCATCTGAAGACGCTGCCAAACTTACATATAGTGCGATACCAAATGGTAGTATTGTAATTTTCGTAGAAGGAGAGTCTGATTTAGCTTTTTTCGAAGCAGTGAATGAAAAAATGGAGAGCATTTCGAAAAAAAATAGATATCATTTCTGTTATTTAGGAGGGATAACAAGGGCTTCTTATATTACTTTTATGCTTCAAAATTTCCCGAATAACTTAAAGAAAATTATCTTTATGCTAGATAGTGATAATGCAGGATGTGAAGCAATAGTGAATTTTTTAGAAAATAAGATTAAAGATCAAGATTTTAAAAAGAAATTTGTCACGGAAAATAATATTTTTCTCACTTTAATACAGTCATCTGATGGCGATACAGGAGAATATAAACTGGAAGAAATGATAAAAGACATTATGGAAGAAACATCAAGAAATGGTAGCAGTCCTCTCAAATGCAATTTTATACTGCTTCTATTGAAAGAAAAGTGGAAGATGATGAAGATTATGAAGGTAATAAACATCTTAGTACTAAGTAACAAAAGTTCTTCTAAAGATGGAGTAGAATTAATAAAGGATATTATAAATTATTCCTGTGATGAGCTCAAAGGTGCTTATGAAAGCAAAGTGAGTTCGTTGAAAGGATGTGATATAGAGAATTGGAATGAGCTGATACAAGATTGTAAAGAGGAGGATAAGGAAAAATTGGAAAAAGCTGGAAAAGAACTAGTTGGTTTTATAGGAGCAATAGTAAAACATTTGAATGAGGTAATTGATTATTTTGGGCAATTAAATGGTGATTCAAAAGATATAAGTGCTGCCACGTCAAACCGGAAAAAGATAAACTGGAAAGAGATAGAAGGAACAATAAATACTAGTTGTGTGGGTACTATAAACAATATTATAGCTAATTTGGAAGAGATAAAGAATGATAAAAAGGGGAAACAGTTAGAGGGAAATACAGAAAAGTGGGATGAGGCGATAGAGCTTATCAAGATAGTAGCTAATGGGACTACTTCAGAGCTCAACAAAGAGGTAATGAAAACTATTATTCCTTCAGATCCTATGACAAGTGAACCTGTTAAAAGGCAATTTGATTGGATTAATTCTATCATTGAATATTCAGAGGGAAAACAAGAAAAATTCGGTAAGGAAGTAAAAATATCTAAAAAAGGAAGAAACGTGAAGATTGTTACGAGAAAGTAA